In Elaeis guineensis isolate ETL-2024a chromosome 1, EG11, whole genome shotgun sequence, a genomic segment contains:
- the LOC105038958 gene encoding glycine-rich protein-like: MASKALLVFGVLLVAALLVSSEVAARELGEETHHEKKTDEAGVQDERYGGYPGGGYRGGGSGYPGHGYPGYGYPGRGYPGRGGYCRYRCCRRGYYGGCQCCSHPDEIPDPEYLPEVQN, encoded by the exons ATGGCTTCTAAGGCTTTGCTTGTGTTTGGTGTTCTCTTGGTAGCAGCTCTCCTTGTCTCCTCGGAGGTGGCAGCTCGGGAGCTGGGTGAGGAAACCC ATCATGAGAAGAAAACGGACGAGGCTGGCGTTCAAGACGAGAGGTATGGTGGGTACCCTGGCGGCGGTTACCGTGGCGGCGGTTCTGGCTATCCGGGGCATGGCTATCCTGGCTATGGATATCCGGGGCGTGGCTACCCCGGCCGTGGTGGATACTGTCGCTACCGGTGCTGCCGCCGTGGATACTATGGCGGTTGCCAGTGCTGTTCTCACCCTGATGAGATCCCCGACCCTGAATACCTGCCTGAGGTGCAGAACTAG